One Halosegnis longus DNA window includes the following coding sequences:
- the cofH gene encoding 7,8-didemethyl-8-hydroxy-5-deazariboflavin synthase subunit CofH, translated as MDSGDEFDFEHLPTSGQSFENALAKARSGDRLSVDDAIELFTTGSATEGIDPRRKEQVLEAADNRRRETVGEEVTFVANLNNNVTTACNTGCLFCNFKDTAANFEADSDVDHVGFTKTPAESRAAVEAALDRGVYEVTSVSGLHPAFALNEEHHEILQTYENPDSEVNYKPPERYDTDPGTYVEQMEAMSVGGAHLHSMTPEEVYHAVRGTEWSYADAYAELKRAGLASAPGTAAEILVDEVREILCPGKMDTGAWLDAMEGADDAGLSTTATIMYGHIENEAHRALHLKRVRDLQDRTGNITEFVPLSFVHETTPLYERGIVDGGASTSEDELMIAVSRLFLDNIDHIQSSWVKYGDTQGLKMLSCGADDFMGTILSEEITKRAGGDHGEFRSFGDYAEMIRAVGRTPVERSTDYEQRRRLPETGPYGPKLGPRADGTPILDTGSAAAASGANADD; from the coding sequence ATGGACAGCGGCGACGAGTTCGACTTCGAGCACCTCCCCACGTCGGGACAGTCGTTCGAGAACGCGCTCGCGAAGGCGCGCTCCGGCGACCGTCTCAGCGTCGACGACGCCATCGAACTGTTCACAACCGGCTCGGCCACCGAAGGCATCGACCCGCGCCGGAAAGAACAGGTGCTCGAAGCCGCAGACAACCGCCGCCGCGAGACGGTCGGCGAGGAGGTCACCTTCGTCGCCAACCTCAACAACAACGTCACCACCGCCTGCAACACCGGCTGTCTGTTCTGTAACTTCAAGGACACCGCCGCGAACTTCGAGGCGGACTCCGATGTCGACCACGTCGGCTTCACGAAGACGCCGGCCGAGTCACGCGCCGCCGTCGAAGCCGCTCTCGACCGGGGCGTCTACGAGGTCACCTCCGTCTCCGGACTCCATCCGGCCTTCGCCCTGAACGAGGAACACCACGAGATTCTCCAGACGTACGAGAACCCCGACAGCGAGGTGAACTACAAGCCGCCGGAACGCTACGACACCGACCCCGGCACCTACGTCGAGCAGATGGAAGCGATGAGCGTCGGCGGCGCACACCTCCACTCGATGACGCCCGAGGAGGTGTACCACGCCGTCCGCGGGACGGAGTGGAGCTACGCCGACGCCTACGCCGAACTCAAGCGGGCGGGACTCGCCTCCGCGCCCGGCACCGCAGCCGAAATCCTCGTCGACGAGGTGCGCGAGATACTCTGTCCGGGAAAGATGGATACCGGGGCGTGGCTCGACGCCATGGAGGGGGCCGACGACGCCGGTCTCTCGACGACGGCCACTATCATGTACGGCCACATCGAGAACGAGGCGCACCGCGCGCTCCACCTGAAGCGCGTGCGCGACCTGCAGGACCGGACGGGCAACATCACCGAGTTCGTCCCGCTGTCGTTCGTCCACGAGACGACGCCCCTGTACGAGCGCGGCATCGTCGACGGGGGAGCGTCCACCAGCGAGGACGAGCTGATGATTGCCGTCTCGCGACTGTTCCTCGACAACATCGACCACATCCAGTCGTCGTGGGTGAAGTACGGCGACACGCAGGGGCTGAAGATGCTCTCGTGTGGCGCGGACGACTTCATGGGGACGATTCTCTCCGAGGAGATTACGAAACGCGCGGGCGGCGACCACGGGGAGTTCCGGTCGTTCGGCGACTACGCGGAGATGATTCGCGCCGTCGGCCGAACGCCCGTCGAGCGGTCGACGGATTACGAGCAGCGCCGGCGACTCCCGGAGACGGGACCGTACGGGCCGAAACTCGGCCCGCGCGCCGACGGGACGCCGATACTCGACACCGGAAGCGCCGCTGCGGCGTCGGGCGCAAACGCGGACGACTGA
- the cofG gene encoding 7,8-didemethyl-8-hydroxy-5-deazariboflavin synthase subunit CofG, with amino-acid sequence MISGLNEYDVTVDIDPTAVESLLATTPDDVASADELTFARNVFVPLTTACRYTCTYCTYYDAPGQATLLSLEEVRDICERGADAGCTEALFTFGDDPDDRYTEIHDQLDAWGYDSIHAYLRAACEVALDAGLLPHANPGDQTYEQMGLVADLNASMGVMLETTADVQAHGGPRAKSPGQRLNTLRVAGELGVPFTTGILVGIGETRRDRAESLLAIRDLHEQYGHIQEIIVQPVTPNERWTDPAPALDIMRETTAMARACLPEEVSVQSPPNLAPVAKLLDCGIDDLGGVSPVTDDHINPDYAWPALRELESVADAGGVPLRERLPVYERFIDDGWLSPRIESALAADTSAGDRYRSVLSS; translated from the coding sequence GTGATTTCCGGCCTCAACGAGTACGACGTGACGGTCGATATCGACCCGACGGCGGTCGAGTCGCTGCTCGCGACGACGCCGGACGACGTGGCGAGCGCCGACGAACTCACCTTTGCGCGCAACGTGTTCGTTCCGCTGACGACGGCGTGTCGCTACACCTGCACCTACTGCACCTACTACGACGCCCCCGGGCAGGCGACGCTGTTGTCGCTGGAGGAGGTGCGCGACATCTGTGAACGGGGAGCCGATGCCGGCTGTACCGAGGCGCTGTTCACCTTCGGCGACGACCCCGACGACCGCTACACCGAGATTCACGACCAGCTCGACGCGTGGGGGTACGACTCAATCCACGCGTATCTGCGCGCCGCCTGCGAGGTGGCACTCGACGCCGGCCTGCTTCCGCACGCGAACCCCGGCGACCAGACCTACGAGCAGATGGGGCTGGTCGCGGACCTGAACGCCTCGATGGGCGTGATGTTGGAGACGACGGCAGACGTGCAGGCACACGGCGGCCCGCGCGCGAAATCGCCGGGCCAGCGGCTCAACACCCTCCGCGTGGCCGGGGAACTGGGCGTGCCGTTCACGACGGGTATCCTCGTCGGCATCGGGGAGACGCGCCGCGACCGCGCGGAGAGTCTGCTGGCGATTCGTGACCTCCACGAGCAGTACGGCCACATCCAGGAGATAATCGTCCAGCCGGTGACGCCCAACGAGCGGTGGACGGACCCCGCGCCCGCGCTCGATATCATGCGCGAGACGACCGCGATGGCGCGGGCGTGTCTCCCCGAGGAAGTGAGCGTTCAGTCGCCGCCGAACCTCGCGCCGGTCGCGAAGCTCCTCGACTGCGGCATCGACGACCTCGGCGGCGTCTCCCCGGTGACCGACGACCACATCAACCCCGACTACGCGTGGCCGGCGCTGCGTGAACTCGAATCCGTGGCCGACGCTGGCGGTGTCCCACTCCGCGAGCGGCTCCCGGTGTACGAGCGGTTCATCGACGACGGCTGGCTCTCTCCTCGCATCGAGTCGGCACTCGCTGCCGACACTTCCGCCGGCGACCGCTATCGGTCCGTTCTCAGTAGCTAA